Proteins found in one Sorghum bicolor cultivar BTx623 chromosome 1, Sorghum_bicolor_NCBIv3, whole genome shotgun sequence genomic segment:
- the LOC8080433 gene encoding uncharacterized protein LOC8080433 has product MVEKARTMTMARKLEIPQWKPDGLLPSPTSPLDRASPRGWRHRDAVGGVGLGILAALEAEEGPRAQPAAALAVPRVSIPRRAARLEVSELGCSGRCATSLCGGGGTASARRPSAFRVAEFLSCCDMCRRALDGKDIFMYRGERAFCSMECRYHAIVSDEFQEEKERKRRAAAAAAMSSAADVPKKSAAAEMAGSPCSGSGQIFFTTGIVAA; this is encoded by the coding sequence ATGGTGGAGAAGGCGAGGACCATGACCATGGCGCGCAAGCTAGAGATCCCGCAGTGGAAGCCCGACGGCCTGCTGCCGTCGCCGACGAGCCCGCTGGACCGCGCGTCGCCCCGCGGGTGGCGCCACCGCGACGCCGTCGGGGGCGTCGGGCTCGGGATCCTCGCGGCGCTGGAGGCCGAGGAGGGCCCGCGCGCGCAGCCCGCCGCCGCGCTGGCGGTGCCGAGGGTGTCCATCCCGCGTCGCGCGGCGCGGCTGGAGGTGTCGGAGCTCGGGTGCAGCGGGCGGTGCGCCACCAGCCTgtgcggcggcggtggcacgGCGTCCGCCAGGCGGCCTTCCGCGTTCCGCGTGGCGGAGTTCCTGTCGTGCTGCGACATGTGCCGGCGGGCGCTGGACGGGAAGGACATCTTCATGTACCGCGGCGAGCGCGCCTTCTGCAGCATGGAGTGCCGGTACCACGCCATCGTGAGCGACGAGTTCCAGGAGGAGAAGGAGCGGaagcgccgcgccgccgccgccgccgccatgtctTCCGCCGCCGACGTGCCCAAGAAGTCTGCCGCGGCGGAGATGGCCGGGTCGCCGTGCAGCGGCAGCGGGCAGATCTTCTTCACCACCGGCATCGTCGCCGCCTGA